A single window of Chitinophaga sp. XS-30 DNA harbors:
- a CDS encoding DUF3823 domain-containing protein, with amino-acid sequence MRTQLRYIILFFSAVALFACEKDNYDPPGSVLSGSLVYNGDPIPLEFNQVPFQLFQYGFGKVGPVANTTFTQDGTYSVLVFDGEYKFTVAQNQGPFLWPKNAAGDSDTIVINLKGSQTRDIEVTPYYMIRNPQFSVASGVVTGTCSLERIVTDANAKNIERVNLYINKTAFVSGNANYNIGSAVISGGAITDPANISMTVNVPAIVPAQSYVFARIGLKMAGVEDMIFSPVVKLTL; translated from the coding sequence ATGAGAACACAATTGCGATATATCATACTCTTTTTCAGTGCTGTTGCACTGTTTGCCTGTGAGAAGGACAACTACGATCCGCCCGGTTCGGTGCTGAGCGGCAGCCTTGTGTACAATGGTGATCCGATACCCCTGGAATTCAACCAGGTGCCCTTCCAGCTCTTCCAGTACGGCTTCGGGAAAGTGGGGCCGGTCGCCAATACCACATTCACACAGGATGGCACTTATTCCGTGCTGGTGTTCGACGGTGAATACAAGTTCACGGTTGCACAGAACCAGGGCCCCTTTCTCTGGCCAAAGAATGCCGCGGGAGATTCCGATACCATTGTGATCAATCTGAAAGGCAGCCAGACCAGGGACATTGAGGTAACCCCCTATTATATGATCCGCAATCCGCAGTTCAGCGTTGCTTCCGGTGTGGTTACCGGCACCTGCAGCCTGGAAAGGATCGTGACGGATGCCAATGCAAAGAATATTGAAAGGGTGAATCTCTATATCAACAAGACGGCCTTTGTGTCCGGAAATGCCAACTATAACATAGGCTCCGCGGTGATCAGCGGCGGGGCTATCACTGATCCGGCCAATATATCCATGACCGTGAACGTACCGGCCATTGTGCCGGCACAGTCCTATGTGTTCGCACGCATCGGTCTGAAAATGGCAGGCGTGGAGGATATGATCTTTTCGCCGGTCGTAAAGCTGACACTGTAA
- a CDS encoding Gfo/Idh/MocA family protein has protein sequence MKQITVVIVGMGFGKEFIPIYQQHPAIKRVGICTRNRATLDALKEKFNLDEDLLFTNYEDVPKRDDVDAIHIVTPVPEHAKMTLASLNAGKHTACTIPMAMTVADCQAIVEAKRKAGKVYMMMETALYTREFLYGLNLAETGQLGRIQFVRGSHIQDMSMEGWDEYWKGFPPMLNGTHAISPLLRINNTKAATVVCHGSGKLSDDLAKRYGSPFAVETATFTLKNSDVIAEATRSLFDVVRQYRESYDVYGTKMSFEWEQLQDEHHVIFDGGENAYRLDVPDTDPLLIPEIAHFTKREKIDDPNHVSFLQGAGHGGSHPHLVQEFLAAITEGRDSAVDAHIAANYTCAGICAHESAMKGGARIDIPDFE, from the coding sequence ATGAAACAGATCACCGTAGTTATTGTAGGAATGGGTTTTGGTAAAGAGTTTATTCCCATCTATCAGCAGCACCCCGCTATCAAACGGGTGGGCATCTGCACCCGCAACCGGGCCACGCTCGATGCGTTGAAAGAGAAGTTCAACCTGGATGAGGATCTGCTGTTCACCAACTATGAAGATGTGCCCAAACGCGATGATGTAGATGCTATTCATATCGTAACACCGGTGCCGGAGCATGCGAAAATGACACTGGCTTCCCTGAACGCCGGGAAACATACTGCCTGCACTATTCCCATGGCCATGACGGTAGCCGATTGCCAGGCCATCGTGGAAGCAAAACGGAAGGCGGGCAAAGTATATATGATGATGGAAACCGCGCTGTACACCCGCGAGTTCCTGTACGGTCTCAATCTGGCGGAAACAGGTCAGCTGGGCCGCATACAGTTCGTGCGCGGATCGCATATACAGGATATGAGCATGGAAGGATGGGACGAATACTGGAAAGGTTTTCCCCCGATGCTGAATGGCACGCATGCCATTTCACCGCTGCTGCGGATCAACAACACCAAAGCCGCCACGGTTGTCTGCCATGGCTCCGGAAAATTGAGTGATGACCTGGCTAAAAGATATGGCTCGCCTTTCGCGGTGGAAACCGCCACTTTCACCCTCAAAAATTCGGATGTGATCGCCGAGGCCACCCGTTCCCTTTTCGATGTGGTACGCCAGTACAGAGAGAGTTACGATGTGTACGGCACAAAGATGTCCTTCGAATGGGAGCAGCTGCAGGATGAGCATCATGTGATCTTCGATGGTGGTGAAAATGCGTACCGGCTGGATGTACCGGATACGGATCCCTTGCTGATACCGGAGATCGCGCATTTTACCAAAAGGGAAAAGATCGACGACCCGAACCATGTTTCTTTCCTGCAGGGCGCGGGGCATGGCGGTTCCCATCCTCACCTCGTACAGGAATTCCTGGCCGCGATCACGGAAGGGAGAGATTCCGCCGTTGATGCGCACATTGCGGCCAACTACACCTGCGCGGGCATCTGCGCACACGAATCCGCCATGAAAGGCGGTGCAAGGATCGATATCCCGGATTTTGAATAA
- a CDS encoding RagB/SusD family nutrient uptake outer membrane protein, with protein MRKILSVTILAATLMGAGGCKKESEFLNVLPTSILTNEQAFSDPAQVLSILANLYNRQQDIATIKDWRTMADFAEAFPSSNGDLGKVQRTDWGYGEWGTWDYTYIRHLNLFLERCAAAPALSDANKSRFLAEARFLRANYYFEMVKRLGGVPLILESMEYDFKGDPTYLQHPRATEAAVYDFVISEAEAIKMDLPADANTKSRASRGAALAMQARAALYAGSIARYNVNTPQVTLPGGEVGIPAAQAVAYYTKALQAAQEIIGGSAGAYALYEKKPDLAENFASIFYDKANNPESIFIEDFKLRSGKVHGFSISNQPRFGAEEEEGGRTNPSLNLVHAFERLDNTFAPLPVTDGAGNPIYYTNQQDIFAGRDARLAGTVILPGTTFKGRAVDIWAGYILADGSVFSGDQRGQLKPLPGTTTPVQVVGFDGPINGMEFTAQSGFYIRKYLDPAAGSGSRGTGSEAPFIRYRYAEVLLNAAEAAFELNQPGVAAGYMNEVRERAGLTIPLVAADITLERIMHERRVELCFEGHVLFDNKRWRKAHTLWDGQPMSEADLLANIGTASTRNTQPWALWSYKLYNPGSPDNGKWLYRILKSPLVTGANRFRIGNYYSSINNDILSNNPKIVRQPNQD; from the coding sequence ATGAGAAAGATATTATCCGTTACGATACTCGCCGCCACGCTGATGGGCGCAGGCGGTTGCAAAAAAGAAAGCGAGTTCCTGAATGTACTGCCAACCTCCATTCTGACGAATGAGCAGGCCTTCTCCGACCCGGCGCAGGTATTGTCCATTCTCGCCAACCTGTACAACCGGCAGCAGGACATTGCCACGATCAAAGACTGGAGAACGATGGCTGATTTTGCGGAAGCATTCCCTTCCTCGAACGGCGACCTTGGTAAAGTGCAGCGCACAGACTGGGGATATGGAGAGTGGGGGACCTGGGATTATACCTACATCCGTCACCTCAATCTTTTTCTCGAAAGATGTGCTGCCGCACCGGCATTGTCGGATGCCAACAAAAGCCGTTTCCTGGCGGAAGCCCGTTTCCTGCGCGCAAATTATTATTTCGAAATGGTAAAACGGTTGGGCGGTGTGCCGCTGATCCTGGAATCCATGGAATATGATTTCAAGGGCGATCCCACTTACCTGCAGCACCCGCGCGCAACGGAAGCCGCGGTATATGATTTTGTGATCAGTGAAGCAGAGGCCATTAAAATGGATCTGCCTGCGGATGCGAATACGAAATCCCGGGCTTCCAGGGGCGCAGCCCTTGCCATGCAGGCCCGTGCGGCTTTGTACGCAGGGTCCATTGCCCGCTATAATGTGAATACCCCGCAGGTGACCCTACCGGGCGGTGAGGTAGGCATTCCCGCAGCGCAGGCAGTTGCTTACTACACCAAAGCGCTGCAGGCGGCGCAGGAGATCATCGGCGGCAGTGCAGGCGCGTATGCCTTGTATGAAAAGAAACCGGACCTCGCGGAGAATTTCGCCTCTATATTTTACGACAAGGCCAACAACCCGGAATCGATCTTCATTGAAGATTTCAAACTGCGGAGCGGAAAAGTGCATGGCTTTTCGATCTCCAATCAGCCGCGGTTCGGAGCGGAAGAAGAAGAAGGCGGGCGTACCAATCCCTCGCTGAACCTGGTGCACGCCTTCGAGCGGCTGGACAATACATTTGCGCCCCTGCCGGTGACCGATGGCGCGGGCAACCCCATCTACTATACGAACCAGCAGGATATTTTCGCCGGTCGTGATGCGCGCCTGGCCGGTACCGTCATTCTTCCCGGCACTACCTTCAAAGGCAGGGCAGTTGATATCTGGGCCGGGTACATCCTGGCGGATGGCAGCGTATTCTCCGGCGACCAGCGCGGCCAGCTGAAACCGCTGCCCGGTACCACCACACCAGTACAGGTAGTGGGTTTCGACGGGCCGATCAACGGCATGGAATTTACCGCGCAATCCGGTTTTTACATCCGCAAGTATCTCGATCCCGCCGCTGGCTCAGGCTCCCGCGGTACAGGCAGTGAAGCGCCGTTTATCCGTTACCGGTATGCAGAGGTATTGCTGAACGCAGCGGAAGCCGCCTTTGAGCTTAACCAGCCAGGCGTAGCCGCAGGATACATGAACGAAGTGCGCGAACGTGCCGGGTTGACCATACCATTGGTCGCAGCCGACATCACCCTGGAAAGGATCATGCATGAACGCCGCGTGGAGCTCTGCTTTGAAGGGCATGTGCTGTTCGATAACAAACGCTGGAGAAAGGCGCATACCCTGTGGGATGGCCAGCCCATGTCCGAAGCGGACCTGCTGGCCAATATCGGCACGGCTTCCACAAGAAATACGCAACCCTGGGCCCTCTGGTCCTACAAACTGTACAACCCCGGCAGTCCAGATAACGGCAAATGGCTGTACAGGATACTGAAATCACCGCTCGTTACCGGCGCCAACCGCTTCCGTATCGGCAACTACTATTCCTCCATCAATAACGATATCCTGTCCAACAACCCGAAGATCGTGAGACAACCGAACCAGGATTAA
- a CDS encoding sugar MFS transporter, translated as MASSATAQDVTEPALYHEKDKRILFWGCFTVLVASAFGFVFRSFLMDGWGIQFGLSKTQQGEIFGVSFWPFGISIVLFSLIIDKVGYKMAMIFAFICHVLSVVLTVMASGYWMLYAGTLLFALGNGAAESVVNPVVATMYPKEKTKWLNILHAGWPSGMLLAGLAGIAMMHFSVSWELIITVILVPVLLYGIMIFKRKFPVSERVQAGVSYLEMVKEVGIAGIFIIVSLCTFQLGSLFEWSLTWKIVITLTLTVILGAFVRSWGRPMFILLLLLMILLATTELGTDSWITDLMTPEMAKIGLRGGWVLIYTSLIMAVLRFYSGPFVERFAPLGLLAVSALVAMAGLQFLSYATGLLIIIAATVYALGKTFLWGTMLGVVAEQFPKGGVLTLNFTGAVGQVGVGVIGAVILGFVQDKQLDANLAKYDAGNGTALHSTYVTEERSGFFGDYRVIDPDRLAVAPPETKQTINMVREDAKKDALRTVSIFPFVMLAGYVFMILYFRSKGGYKAVLLPPVQQKT; from the coding sequence ATGGCATCATCTGCAACGGCACAGGACGTAACGGAACCGGCATTGTATCACGAAAAGGACAAGCGCATTTTGTTCTGGGGATGTTTTACGGTGCTGGTGGCCTCCGCCTTCGGTTTTGTTTTCCGCTCCTTCCTGATGGATGGATGGGGCATCCAGTTCGGTCTTAGTAAAACGCAGCAGGGAGAGATATTCGGTGTCAGCTTCTGGCCCTTCGGGATCAGCATCGTGCTGTTCAGCCTGATCATCGACAAGGTGGGATATAAAATGGCGATGATCTTCGCTTTTATCTGCCATGTACTGTCCGTAGTGCTGACGGTCATGGCCAGCGGGTACTGGATGTTGTATGCCGGTACCCTGCTGTTCGCACTGGGCAATGGCGCCGCGGAATCGGTCGTCAATCCCGTAGTGGCCACCATGTACCCGAAGGAGAAGACCAAGTGGCTGAACATCCTCCATGCCGGCTGGCCTTCGGGAATGTTGCTGGCGGGGCTTGCAGGCATCGCCATGATGCACTTCAGCGTTAGCTGGGAACTGATCATCACGGTGATACTGGTGCCCGTGCTGTTGTACGGCATCATGATATTCAAACGGAAATTCCCGGTGAGCGAGCGGGTACAGGCCGGTGTGAGCTACCTGGAAATGGTGAAGGAAGTAGGCATCGCCGGGATCTTCATTATCGTGTCGCTCTGCACTTTCCAGCTGGGCAGCCTTTTTGAATGGTCGCTGACCTGGAAGATCGTGATCACCCTAACGTTAACGGTTATACTGGGTGCTTTTGTGCGCTCCTGGGGCCGGCCGATGTTCATCCTCCTGTTATTGCTGATGATCCTGCTGGCCACCACGGAGCTGGGGACAGACAGCTGGATCACGGACCTGATGACGCCGGAAATGGCGAAGATCGGCCTTCGCGGCGGATGGGTGCTGATCTATACCTCGCTTATCATGGCCGTATTGCGCTTCTACTCCGGGCCCTTTGTGGAGCGCTTCGCTCCGCTGGGCCTGCTGGCGGTCAGCGCCCTGGTGGCGATGGCGGGTCTGCAATTTCTTTCCTATGCAACCGGTTTGCTCATCATCATTGCCGCAACGGTGTATGCCCTCGGAAAAACTTTTCTCTGGGGCACCATGCTTGGCGTGGTGGCCGAGCAGTTCCCCAAAGGCGGGGTGCTCACGCTGAACTTCACGGGCGCCGTCGGCCAGGTGGGCGTGGGCGTCATCGGCGCCGTCATCCTCGGTTTCGTACAGGATAAACAGCTGGATGCGAACCTCGCAAAGTATGATGCCGGCAATGGCACGGCACTGCATAGCACCTATGTTACGGAAGAGCGCTCCGGCTTCTTCGGGGATTACCGGGTCATTGATCCGGACCGGCTGGCCGTTGCACCGCCGGAGACGAAACAGACCATCAATATGGTTCGGGAAGATGCGAAGAAAGATGCCCTGCGAACGGTATCGATATTCCCCTTCGTGATGCTGGCAGGATATGTTTTCATGATCCTGTACTTCCGCTCAAAAGGCGGTTATAAGGCGGTATTGTTGCCGCCGGTACAGCAGAAAACCTGA
- a CDS encoding PVC-type heme-binding CxxCH protein yields MKRSFVLWMAAVICLFAFSAQENGRRAEVLFLGNGQSQDAGRYATWMATKLFKSGVNLTYAEPGRDLDAIMLNRFDAVAVNGTYPALSPVSDAALRSFVESGKGLVLVNVTGGKIPSWIPGLAGGRHDIGKGRLFSISAENDDATWKDGDFLRRLKDGVLWSLGAEVRDNIAALNIPDVDIYNSDTISDYTKRYIVPKMQEALSPEQSCKLTQVPVDFDIQLFAAEPDITKPIAMTWDERGRLWIVESVDYPNAFIESDSAANDRIKICEDTDGDGRADKFTIFADSLNIPTSIVLVNGGAIVSMAPDFIFLKDTDGDDKADVREVIMTGWGKQDTHAGPSNLQYGFDNKIWGVVGYSGFSGKINGKAFRFPMGVYRFKPDVTAFEFLGRSSNNTWGLGFSEDNHVFLSTANNTHSAYYSMPYWHMQRSLPGKDQPTVDAVQKIDGHYDVHAMTPNLRQVDVVGGFTSATGHHLYTARDFPKEYWNRIAFINEPTVRLVHNAIIAPDGAGFREKDGWNLLASSDEWFGPVQAEVGPDGAVWVADWYNFIIQHNVFVEQQAPRETVLPFTEQPQGKGNAFESDLRDDAHGRIYRIVYKKAKPYTPMALSVNDVPGLVAALKNDNMFWRMTAQRLLVESGKKEVIPELYNIIMNPAVDEAGLNSPAVHALWTLHGLGELSTAALAVVSNALKHPAAGVRKAAVEILPKQEKSVGIMAKSGILQDKDLHARVAAIRVLADFPASAQAGALLYRVAANSPNATDPWLSRALFAAANTHQKGFLAAAHAAQPSARGAFRTAIMKGLQQAVYTLDARGGTPFVADVAGREIVIRAAVNSRRERMPEGIILAHGDAQNGYGLYMADGKLHMTVNQKGQHYTASCKVTLPGELEITASLLKNGEMILAVNGRETARAKAPGMFTVTPEAPVRWGEDPLEDSHIAAYPEEFRFSGRMQSLALELNLPAATPGTTAKTGASTIPPLVIDMKVVKDIMQYDKKKITVKAGQQVTIRLENPDGMQHNLLIIKPGTLEKVGAAADAMVRDPNASKLQYVPKMPEVLFATRLLNPGEMVSLKFTAPAVPGEYPFVCTFPGHWRGMNGIMTVTK; encoded by the coding sequence ATGAAAAGGAGTTTTGTTTTATGGATGGCAGCAGTGATCTGTTTATTTGCCTTTTCCGCACAGGAGAACGGCAGGAGGGCGGAAGTGCTGTTCCTGGGGAATGGCCAATCGCAGGATGCAGGCAGGTACGCTACCTGGATGGCCACAAAATTGTTTAAAAGCGGGGTCAACCTCACCTATGCCGAACCCGGAAGGGACCTGGACGCGATCATGCTGAACAGGTTCGATGCGGTAGCGGTCAACGGTACTTATCCCGCGCTGTCCCCGGTTTCAGACGCTGCTCTGCGCAGTTTTGTGGAAAGCGGCAAAGGGCTGGTGCTGGTGAATGTAACCGGTGGTAAAATACCGTCCTGGATTCCCGGCCTTGCCGGCGGTCGTCACGATATCGGCAAAGGCCGCCTGTTTTCCATCTCGGCGGAAAACGATGATGCCACCTGGAAGGACGGAGATTTCCTGCGACGCCTGAAGGATGGTGTGTTATGGTCGCTCGGCGCGGAAGTAAGGGATAACATCGCTGCGCTGAACATCCCGGATGTGGACATCTACAATTCAGATACCATTTCCGATTACACAAAGCGCTACATCGTTCCCAAAATGCAGGAAGCCCTTTCTCCGGAGCAATCCTGCAAGCTCACGCAGGTGCCGGTGGATTTTGATATTCAGCTGTTTGCTGCGGAACCGGATATCACGAAGCCCATTGCCATGACCTGGGATGAAAGAGGGCGCTTATGGATCGTAGAGTCCGTTGACTACCCGAATGCTTTTATTGAAAGCGACAGCGCGGCGAATGACCGGATCAAGATATGTGAGGATACGGACGGGGACGGCAGGGCGGACAAGTTCACCATCTTCGCGGACAGTCTCAATATCCCCACCAGCATCGTGCTGGTCAACGGCGGCGCCATCGTGTCCATGGCGCCGGATTTTATCTTCCTGAAAGATACGGATGGGGATGATAAAGCGGATGTAAGAGAAGTGATCATGACGGGATGGGGAAAACAGGATACTCACGCGGGTCCCTCCAACCTGCAATACGGCTTCGATAACAAGATCTGGGGCGTGGTCGGTTATTCCGGTTTTTCCGGAAAGATCAACGGCAAGGCTTTCCGTTTCCCGATGGGCGTGTACCGCTTCAAGCCGGATGTAACGGCGTTCGAGTTCCTGGGCAGAAGTTCCAATAACACCTGGGGGCTGGGCTTTTCGGAAGATAACCATGTATTCCTTTCCACGGCGAACAACACGCACAGCGCATATTACTCCATGCCCTACTGGCATATGCAGCGCAGCCTGCCGGGGAAAGATCAGCCAACCGTGGATGCTGTGCAGAAGATCGACGGGCATTACGATGTGCATGCCATGACCCCCAACCTGCGGCAGGTGGATGTTGTGGGCGGATTTACGTCCGCAACGGGCCATCACCTGTACACCGCACGCGATTTCCCGAAGGAATACTGGAACCGCATTGCCTTCATCAATGAGCCTACCGTGCGGCTGGTGCATAACGCCATCATAGCGCCGGATGGCGCGGGCTTCAGGGAAAAGGACGGCTGGAACCTGCTGGCCAGCTCGGACGAATGGTTCGGACCGGTGCAGGCAGAGGTGGGGCCGGACGGTGCGGTATGGGTGGCTGACTGGTACAATTTCATCATCCAGCATAACGTATTCGTGGAACAGCAGGCCCCGCGTGAAACCGTGCTGCCCTTCACCGAGCAGCCGCAGGGCAAAGGGAATGCCTTCGAAAGCGATCTCCGGGATGATGCCCACGGGCGTATTTACCGGATCGTGTACAAAAAGGCAAAGCCCTATACCCCCATGGCGCTGTCGGTGAACGATGTGCCCGGACTGGTGGCGGCGCTGAAGAACGACAACATGTTCTGGCGGATGACCGCGCAGCGTTTGCTGGTGGAATCCGGAAAAAAGGAAGTGATCCCCGAACTGTACAATATCATTATGAACCCCGCCGTGGATGAAGCCGGGCTGAACAGTCCCGCTGTACACGCATTATGGACGCTGCACGGCCTCGGGGAACTGAGCACGGCGGCGCTGGCGGTAGTCAGCAACGCGTTGAAACACCCTGCCGCAGGAGTTCGCAAAGCTGCGGTGGAAATATTGCCGAAGCAGGAGAAGAGCGTTGGCATCATGGCGAAGTCAGGTATTCTGCAGGATAAGGACCTTCATGCCCGGGTAGCCGCTATCCGCGTACTGGCGGATTTTCCCGCTTCAGCGCAGGCAGGGGCATTGCTGTACCGCGTAGCGGCTAACAGCCCGAATGCAACAGATCCCTGGCTTTCCCGTGCCCTGTTCGCAGCGGCCAACACCCATCAGAAAGGTTTCCTGGCCGCAGCGCATGCCGCACAACCCTCGGCACGCGGCGCATTCAGAACAGCCATCATGAAAGGGCTGCAACAGGCCGTTTATACCCTTGATGCCAGAGGCGGCACGCCGTTCGTTGCCGATGTGGCCGGCAGGGAGATCGTGATCCGTGCAGCAGTCAACAGCCGCCGGGAACGTATGCCTGAAGGCATCATCCTCGCGCATGGCGATGCGCAGAACGGCTACGGGCTGTATATGGCAGACGGCAAACTGCATATGACCGTTAACCAGAAAGGGCAGCATTATACCGCCAGCTGTAAAGTGACCCTGCCCGGTGAACTGGAGATCACCGCCTCGCTGTTGAAGAACGGGGAAATGATACTGGCCGTGAATGGCAGGGAAACCGCCAGGGCCAAAGCCCCGGGAATGTTCACCGTTACACCGGAAGCACCGGTAAGATGGGGGGAAGACCCGCTGGAAGACAGCCACATTGCAGCATATCCGGAAGAATTCCGTTTCTCCGGAAGAATGCAAAGCCTGGCGCTTGAGTTGAACCTGCCGGCCGCAACACCCGGTACAACAGCTAAAACAGGCGCTTCAACCATTCCGCCGCTGGTGATAGACATGAAAGTGGTGAAAGACATTATGCAGTACGACAAAAAAAAGATCACCGTAAAAGCCGGGCAGCAGGTGACCATCCGCCTGGAAAATCCGGATGGCATGCAGCATAATCTCCTCATCATCAAACCCGGAACGCTGGAAAAGGTAGGCGCTGCCGCGGATGCCATGGTGAGAGATCCGAATGCCTCGAAGCTGCAGTACGTCCCCAAAATGCCGGAAGTACTGTTCGCCACCCGGTTGCTCAATCCCGGTGAAATGGTGTCGCTGAAATTCACCGCGCCCGCCGTGCCGGGAGAATATCCTTTCGTTTGCACTTTCCCCGGCCACTGGAGAGGGATGAACGGCATCATGACGGTAACGAAATAA
- a CDS encoding ThuA domain-containing protein → MKMMIKLLMGLMLICTAACAQRHSKSIQVLMVGGGGSHDFDRWYKQADAETLQKDGLATVTYTDDPATILPQLAHADVLFLCNNQPVKDSLTRKAIMDFAAKGKGLVLAHAAIWYNWADWPAYNHQLVGGGSRGHDRYGEFTVTVNDKKHPVTKKVPATFTLKDELYYYEEDTTGPGIKVLATTSADKDGKTRPSLFIVNHSAARIVGFALGHDAASHELPAYQAILRNAVKWAARK, encoded by the coding sequence ATGAAAATGATGATCAAGTTGCTAATGGGCCTTATGCTGATCTGTACGGCAGCATGCGCCCAGCGCCATTCAAAAAGCATACAGGTGCTGATGGTGGGCGGCGGCGGCTCCCACGATTTTGACCGCTGGTACAAACAGGCCGATGCGGAAACCCTGCAAAAAGACGGGCTGGCTACCGTGACCTATACGGATGATCCCGCTACCATCCTGCCGCAGCTGGCGCATGCCGATGTGCTGTTCCTCTGCAATAACCAGCCTGTCAAAGATTCACTCACCCGCAAAGCCATCATGGATTTTGCGGCCAAAGGAAAAGGTCTCGTGCTGGCCCATGCCGCCATCTGGTATAACTGGGCCGACTGGCCGGCATACAATCATCAGCTGGTGGGCGGCGGCAGCAGGGGGCACGACAGGTACGGGGAATTTACCGTAACGGTGAATGACAAAAAACATCCCGTTACCAAAAAAGTACCGGCCACTTTCACGCTGAAAGACGAGCTGTATTACTATGAGGAAGATACCACCGGGCCGGGCATCAAAGTACTGGCCACTACCAGTGCGGACAAAGACGGCAAAACCCGTCCCAGTCTTTTTATCGTCAATCACTCCGCTGCCAGGATCGTAGGCTTCGCTTTGGGCCACGATGCTGCATCACATGAGCTGCCTGCCTATCAGGCCATTTTGCGGAACGCGGTAAAATGGGCCGCACGGAAATAA